The DNA window TATCATGGATTATATCAAATTTACGATTCCCATTCCTCAGTTTATCAGAAATATGAAACCGGATCTTCCGGAAGGTATTCCGATGGGAGGCTCTATATATGTGCATGGAAGGCACAAAGCAACCACAACGACCAGTGTTATGGGAGTGATTATTCCTTTCAAACATGTAACTTCTTTGATTCCTGTGTATATGATCCCATTTCTGCAGGAAGCTCCGCATGAGGGTGAAGTTTATTATGGTTCACAGACTGTTCTGGCTCAGGGAAGCAAGATGAGTGGCAACCAGCCACAGCAGGTTCTTACCTGTATGGGATTCCCTTTCGGAATGACGATGCTGCCTGCAATGCCCAATAAGCCAAAGAAAAATCCACTTGCCTATTTTGCCTTCTATAATAACTTCTCAAGTATGTACATCCAGATCAACACGGGAGGTCCTGTATTGGTAGGAGGTGCTTTCATTCCCCATGTTTATACTCCCGGAGAAATGCTGATGCGGTTTGCAGGAATGTTTTTAATGAGAAGTTTAACCAAACAAATAGGAAAAGGAATTACCAAATTCAACCATTTTTTACAAGGAAAATTCGGAAAAACCAATCCTGTTTCAAAGGCTCTGTGTAAAGTGGGACTGGAACCTGTCAACTTTGCTACCGGAGCAATGTTGTTTGAATGGGATGATTTTAAAATAGAAGGAAGTACACCTTTATCCTGGGAAAATGCATGGTACAGCGACAGACCCTATAAAAACGGAATACTTGGAAATGGTATTTTTAATAACCACGACCTCTATATTGTTCCTGATGAAGATGATAAAATTGCGGCATGGATTCATCCTGATGAACTTCAGCCTATGGCAGTTCCTTTTCCTGAAGTAGGAGAAGAACCTACCTATTACCGAAGTCAAAAAATATGGCAATACAGGCCGGATAACAGAACCTGGATTATTCGTAAAGGGACAGATGTCTATACCTACCAACGTTTCCATCATAGTACGGAAGGAACGATTTTCAAAATTGTTTATATTGAATATGGCGACGGTACCATCAGAGAATATGAGTATCAGGACCGGAATATCGCTCTTAAAAGCATTAAAGATGTAAAAAGCGGCTTCCATATTGAAACGGTTCTTCATCCTGAACTTAAAAAGATATCGGAAGTTTATTATTGTTATAAAAACCAAAGAGACCTGCAGGTTCGTTATGATTATGATGAACGTGGAAATCTTACCCATGTATGGGATATTCATAAAAAGGCCATTGCCTTTGAATATGACGGTGAAAACCGTATGATCAGGAGAACCAACCGAAACGGGATGGCTTACCATTGGGAATATGATGAAAAAAGCAGAGTAGTACACACGAAAGGCCTTGACGGATTTATGGAAGGCAGACTTCGTTATGACGAAGAAGAAGGCTATACTGAAGTTATTTACCCAAGACAAAACAATAAAACAGAACAATATTTCTATGAGGAAGATTATCTCGTCTACAAAAAAGTAGATGGTGAAGGAGGAGAAACCTGGTACGATTATACTTCCTATAATGAATTGAAAATGATAGGAACTCCGGAAGGTAGAGTACAGGGATATACCTACGATGACATGGGGAATATTGCAATTTCTCACCATCCTGATGGGGAAGAATATCAGTATCAGTACAATGAATTCGGACAAATTATCGCGCGTTTCTCACCATCAGGAGCATCGGAAACGTGGAGTTATGATGAGGAAGGGAAATTGATAAGTTATACAGATCCGTCAGAAGAAACTGTTATTTATGAATATCCTCAGGGTGAAAGACTACCTGAAAAAAGCAGAAGGAAGGATGTTATCACCCAATATGAATATAATCAGAGAGGGCAGATTATCCGTTTAATGAATACGGTAGGAGCTGAACAATACTGGAGATATGATGAATACGGAAGGGTGTTGATTTTTAGTCCGAAACCACTTAACAGAACTCTTTGGAACAGAGATAGAATGGGAAGAGTTGTGGAATTGAACGAACAGGGACAACTGCCGTTAAAATTCCGGTATGATGCCTATGATCTTCCGGTATATGCTACCGATGGACGCTCAGAGTGGCTGATGAGCTACACCCCAATGGGAAGTCTGAAACGACAGGTACGTAGAAATTCGCTAACCTATAAAAAAGAAGAAACTTTAGCCTTTGGATATAATGCCTATGAAAACTTAATGAGCATTACCAATGAAAAAGGAGAAGTCTATCAATTTGAAAGAAACAATAATGATGAAGTTGTTGGTGAGACAGGTTTTGATGGTCAGAAAAAGTTTTTTGTAAGAGATAAAGACGGGTTTGTTACCCAAAGAAGAACTCCTCAGGGGAAAAATATTTTTTATGAATATGATTTAGGAGGAAGATTAACGCAGGCACATTATCCTGATGGAACCTGGGAGGCTTATCAATATGATACTTCAGGATTGTTGATTAAAGCCGATAACGAAAACAGCAGTATTGCCTTCCAAAGAAATAAATTAGGGCAGGTCACCGGTGAGAAACAAGGGGAGCACCTTATCCAGTACGAATACGACAGTCAGGGAAATCTGATTGGACTGCAGAGTAGTCTGGGAGCAGAAATTGATTATTCCTACAACGACCTCGGCCAGCTTAAAAATATGACTGCGGTAACCCGGGATGTTCATTTGCCATGGCAAATGAATCTCGATATCAGCAATAACGGGCAAATTCAGTCCCGTGAAATGACAGGTGGTATAGAAAGTACCTTTGAATTTGATCACATCGGAATGCCGGTAAGCCAGAAGGTAACTGTACAAAAAACTACTGCTTTTCATAAAGATTATCATTGGACCTCAGAAAGCCAGTTATTGCAGGTTTTGGATAGAATTACAGGAGGAAGAACAAAGTTTGATTATGATGCTTTCGGAAGTCTTGTGGCTGCAGAATATTCTAATGGAGAGATTCAATATAAAAATCCTGATGAAACAGGCTGCGTATACGAAAGTGCAAAAAGAAACGACCGTGTTTATGATAAAGGCGGGAAACTGATGCGGGATAAAAGCTGGTTTTATCATTACGATGATGAAGGGAATTTACTGTTAAAAAGTAAACGACCAATTAATAATGTTAAACCGGAACATCAGGAAGAGCAAAATAACAGCCATCCTTACTATAAAAATATTGCATCAGATTGGCTGAGTGTACCAAAACTCCCTGATGCCACTGTTTTACCTAATGTCAACGAAGATTCATCAGAAGAGATATTACGTTTGGAATGGGAATCCGGAGATTGGGCGTATTCATGGAGTGGCAATGGCATGTTGGCCAATGTAAAACGACCTGATGGTAAAGTTGTAAATTTTGAATATGATGCACTGGGAAGAAGAACTTCAAAAATTGGTGCAAAGAAAATAACTCGGTATATTTGGGATGGTAATAACCTTTTACACGAATGGAGTTATGATATTGAGGAAAATCCTGTAACTGTCGTTGATGATGATGGAAATATTATTACCGGAAAAGAACCTGTCGAAAATCTGGTCACATGGGTATATGAAAAAAATACATTTGTGCCATGTGCCAAAATAATAAATGATGAAAGCTACAGTATTATTTCTGATTACATAGGAAGACCTATTCAATCTTATGACAAAGACGGTCAGGTCATTTGGAGTTCAGAATATGATATATATGGTAATCTTAAAAATGTAAAAGGTGATAAAAATTTCATTCCTTTCAGGCAGTTGGGTCAGTATGAGGACAGTGAGCTGGATGGCTTATATTTTAATAGATTCAGATACTACGATGCAGAAAGTGGAAGATATATAAGTAAAGATCCAATAGGGTTAAAAGGAGGATTGTCTCATTATACGTATGTCTATGACCCGAATAATTGGGTCGATATATTTGGACTGAATAAAGATGAATTAGTATATCAACTCGTTAATTCTGATGGTGAAGTAGTTTATTATGGTATAACTAACAGAACAGATAGAGAAAGGCTGCTGGAACATTTAAGATCTGAAAATAAAAAAGGACAGTTTTCTCATATGGAAGTTTTAGCTGAAGGATTGGATCATGGAGATGCCCGATCTATAGAAGGGGCCTTGATCAGAAAGAGAATGAATGAACGCTTAAATTTGATGGATAGAATGAACTTATCTGTAGAAGATCAGCTAAGTAAAGCCGGATTATTAAATCTAAATCGTGGAAGGTTGGAAGAACGTTGGACAGCAAAAAATCCTTTAGATAATTTTAAAGAGGATATGCTTGAGACACCTAGAAAAGTTGAAAAATATAAATAATATAACTATAAAGAATGAAAATATTTAGTACAGCCCCTGAGGGCAATGAATTAGCACAGTATGTTGGAGTTGATTATATAAAATTTGCTATTTCTACTATTGAAGGAGTGATAGATTGGATGAAAAAGAATGACAACGTGGCACAGCCCCTTTTAGCCAATATAGATTTGTTATTAGTCTTTGCTAAAAAATATACAACAGATGCTAATTTATTGTTAGAAAAAAAGAAGATACAGGAGTGGAAAGCTGTATTTAATGATTGGTTCTCTCGTTGTGAATCAAAAATACCCGCAAAATATAAAGATGGAATTAAGCAGAATGGAGATGAACTTTTCAGTAAATTAGAACAATACGGACACTAATAATTAATAGAAGTGTTGACAAAGACTGTTGATTATACTATAAATAAATGTCGTATACAAATTTAGTAATGTCATTGGTGGATTTTTATCCATACATAGAAGAAATTATAGAAAAGAACAATGGTGCTTTTTATATTGAAAGCAAAAATAATAAAGGCGATTTCTTTATTGAAAAAGTAACTCACGAAAACTTCAAAGAAAAAATAAATGATGACCGGGAAAAGAATTTAGGATTTTTTATTTTTTCTGAAGATAAGGAAGTGGATGAAAGTATGATTTATAAAGACGATTTTGCGCCCTTTGTAATAGTAGGAGAAGGAGGACGTGAAAAAAAAGATAGTATCGAGCGTATTAATTTGAGAGTGCTTTCAAAAAATCCTGAAAAAAATACGAGTAAAATTTTCAGCGCTATTAAGAATAAATTGAAAAAAGACGAATCTATTGGAATGGGCATTGAAGGAGGTTCAGCACTTCACAATAATTATTTTTATCAAAAGAATTTAGTGGGTAAAAAGATTTTTAAAACCGATTTTTATAATGATAAAGCTCCGCTTATTGTAGTTAAATAATATAACCATTGTTGCAGATGAACTTTTCAATAAATTAGAACAATATGGACATTAATAATTTAAAAGAACAAATTAAGCCCTTTTTCTGGGTAGAACACAGCAATAGCTTTTCGGTGTGTTTAGATGCCGGAGGGTATAAAGATGAAATTTTCAATACCAGAGCAGATGAAGGTTTTGAAGGTAACGGCTACGACTGGGCTTCATTAGCAAACGTCTTTATTGAGGAGAAACGACCTGATTTAGGAGAGAATATACGTTTTGATCCGGAAGCAGGAATGTTTTGTGCCTATTCATCCAATGGAGAGCAATTGAAAGAATTTATTCTTGACTTTAAAAAAGCCTGCGAAGATGAAGATGTAATTAAAGATTTATTTTCAAGAGCAGAGTTGGATTGATTTTTATTGAAAGGATAAAAGCTGTTTCCTTTTGAAATGATTAAGTGGCCCGGCAGAGTATCGGAATAGTAATATAGAAACTTCGTTGATTTTTTAACATGATAACCGGAGATCGGAAACATTAATGTTTATTGAATACAATTATATCTGAGGACAATTTTTGAGAAGTTTAAATACTCTATGAAGCAGGAAAAGGAAATCCCTGGTCCGGTAATACAATGTAGCCTTCTGAAAAATAAAATAATAAACTAAATCTTATCAAATAATATGAAAAAAATATTCTCTGAACTTAAAGGTTTTGTGATATACAATCCGGAACTTTTAACAAAATATTTGCAGGATCATCATTTGCCCGGAACTAATATTTTGAAATATTTCGTTGAAAATGATCATGGCGATGAGATCACAAAATCAGGAATTGCGATCCCGGTAATAGGAGTAGAGGATGGGTATTATTCATTTTGCATTTCAAAAAACGATGAACGGGCTCTCAATCATGACGAAGTAGCTGTTCAGTCCGAAGACTGGGTATTTGAGGTTACCAATAATGAAGTGAAAATTGTAGGAATTGGTTATTTAAAAGATATCACATCCATTAATGAAGAAAACAGCATTACACTTTCTTTGGAAAACGGCTGGTTTTCTATGAAAATATATGCCGGAATGAAAAACGGAGAGCGACTTTTTGAATTAAATATGAAAGGTCAGGATACAAAACCGGTTTTTAACGGAGACCTTACAACCGAATATTACTATGGCTAAAAGGTATGAAGGTATATCTGATCTATAATCTGAAATAAAAGTGAATTTTTATTTTTGATTTAAAATATTGATAATAAGCCAATTTTACGCTTTGTTGAAAGTGGAAGCCTGTTGGTAGTCGCAGAAATACGAATTTTATTGAAAAAATATTTTGTCAGTAATAAAAAAGTTTCTATATTTGCACCACTGAAAACGACGATACAATCGGAGTTGAAGGAGAGTTGGCAGAGTGGTCGATTGCGGCAGTCTTGAAAACTGTTGACTGTAACAGGTCCGGGGGTTCGAATCCCTCACTCTCCGCAAAAAAAGCCTATAAACAACGTGTTTATAGGCTTTTTAATTTTCGGGTGCTAATTTAGGTGCTAATTTTTC is part of the Chryseobacterium lactis genome and encodes:
- a CDS encoding RHS repeat-associated core domain-containing protein; this translates as MADQNKNKIKTIKVDKPNMNPDRSWKVNADVTSVSWDKTKQGWKNGMKNNAESLNPVSMVKSVVGGDDSHPADGGSGGGGDGGAVTTEKAAPESKVKLIKVTPPTLTSTAIQHTSKHFDIVLAIDIHWTLIPPPPSFMLIPLPLPHPFIGIVFDIMDYIKFTIPIPQFIRNMKPDLPEGIPMGGSIYVHGRHKATTTTSVMGVIIPFKHVTSLIPVYMIPFLQEAPHEGEVYYGSQTVLAQGSKMSGNQPQQVLTCMGFPFGMTMLPAMPNKPKKNPLAYFAFYNNFSSMYIQINTGGPVLVGGAFIPHVYTPGEMLMRFAGMFLMRSLTKQIGKGITKFNHFLQGKFGKTNPVSKALCKVGLEPVNFATGAMLFEWDDFKIEGSTPLSWENAWYSDRPYKNGILGNGIFNNHDLYIVPDEDDKIAAWIHPDELQPMAVPFPEVGEEPTYYRSQKIWQYRPDNRTWIIRKGTDVYTYQRFHHSTEGTIFKIVYIEYGDGTIREYEYQDRNIALKSIKDVKSGFHIETVLHPELKKISEVYYCYKNQRDLQVRYDYDERGNLTHVWDIHKKAIAFEYDGENRMIRRTNRNGMAYHWEYDEKSRVVHTKGLDGFMEGRLRYDEEEGYTEVIYPRQNNKTEQYFYEEDYLVYKKVDGEGGETWYDYTSYNELKMIGTPEGRVQGYTYDDMGNIAISHHPDGEEYQYQYNEFGQIIARFSPSGASETWSYDEEGKLISYTDPSEETVIYEYPQGERLPEKSRRKDVITQYEYNQRGQIIRLMNTVGAEQYWRYDEYGRVLIFSPKPLNRTLWNRDRMGRVVELNEQGQLPLKFRYDAYDLPVYATDGRSEWLMSYTPMGSLKRQVRRNSLTYKKEETLAFGYNAYENLMSITNEKGEVYQFERNNNDEVVGETGFDGQKKFFVRDKDGFVTQRRTPQGKNIFYEYDLGGRLTQAHYPDGTWEAYQYDTSGLLIKADNENSSIAFQRNKLGQVTGEKQGEHLIQYEYDSQGNLIGLQSSLGAEIDYSYNDLGQLKNMTAVTRDVHLPWQMNLDISNNGQIQSREMTGGIESTFEFDHIGMPVSQKVTVQKTTAFHKDYHWTSESQLLQVLDRITGGRTKFDYDAFGSLVAAEYSNGEIQYKNPDETGCVYESAKRNDRVYDKGGKLMRDKSWFYHYDDEGNLLLKSKRPINNVKPEHQEEQNNSHPYYKNIASDWLSVPKLPDATVLPNVNEDSSEEILRLEWESGDWAYSWSGNGMLANVKRPDGKVVNFEYDALGRRTSKIGAKKITRYIWDGNNLLHEWSYDIEENPVTVVDDDGNIITGKEPVENLVTWVYEKNTFVPCAKIINDESYSIISDYIGRPIQSYDKDGQVIWSSEYDIYGNLKNVKGDKNFIPFRQLGQYEDSELDGLYFNRFRYYDAESGRYISKDPIGLKGGLSHYTYVYDPNNWVDIFGLNKDELVYQLVNSDGEVVYYGITNRTDRERLLEHLRSENKKGQFSHMEVLAEGLDHGDARSIEGALIRKRMNERLNLMDRMNLSVEDQLSKAGLLNLNRGRLEERWTAKNPLDNFKEDMLETPRKVEKYK
- a CDS encoding immunity 51 family protein: MDINNLKEQIKPFFWVEHSNSFSVCLDAGGYKDEIFNTRADEGFEGNGYDWASLANVFIEEKRPDLGENIRFDPEAGMFCAYSSNGEQLKEFILDFKKACEDEDVIKDLFSRAELD